The Marivivens sp. LCG002 genome contains a region encoding:
- a CDS encoding VWA domain-containing protein translates to MAEYIPLNIPEDGKLAHNITHFARALRKAGLPVGPGRVIDAIRAVEAAGFTEKIDFYWTLEACFVSRPEHRAVFGQVFRLYWRDPRYLEHMMSMMLPSVRGVQEERKAKAGEKRAAEALLDDQNVPMPKKEDEEDENEEALIDIDASKTISTEEKLRTLDFEQMSTAEMAEAKRILARMTLPVRPIKSRRTMAGRGDLADWRATMRKALRQGGEIMAFETKKRRERYPNLVVICDISGSMSQYSRAVLHFLHAVSNAKGQGWAKVHAFTFGTRLTNITRHLRQRDVDAALAAAGAEAQDWEGGTRIGECIDRFNRDWSRRVLGQGAVVILITDGLDRDPEGGLGKAMERLSLSSRQLIWLNPLLRWEGFAPKARGIKEMLPHVTSFRAGHNIASLQGLSEAIYNLGDTGEKARLMRLIE, encoded by the coding sequence ATGGCTGAATACATCCCCCTGAACATTCCCGAAGACGGCAAGCTTGCGCACAACATTACCCATTTCGCCCGCGCGCTGCGAAAGGCGGGTCTCCCCGTGGGGCCCGGCCGTGTGATCGACGCGATCCGCGCAGTCGAGGCGGCGGGGTTCACCGAAAAGATCGATTTTTACTGGACGCTCGAGGCCTGTTTCGTCTCGCGGCCTGAGCACCGTGCCGTTTTTGGACAGGTTTTTCGGCTCTATTGGCGCGACCCGCGCTATCTGGAGCACATGATGTCGATGATGCTCCCCTCGGTGCGCGGTGTTCAGGAAGAGCGCAAAGCCAAGGCAGGGGAAAAGAGAGCCGCCGAAGCGCTTCTTGACGATCAGAACGTTCCGATGCCCAAGAAAGAGGACGAGGAAGACGAGAACGAAGAGGCGCTGATCGACATAGACGCCTCCAAGACCATCTCGACCGAAGAAAAGCTGCGCACGCTCGACTTTGAACAGATGTCCACCGCCGAAATGGCGGAGGCCAAGCGGATTCTGGCTCGGATGACATTACCCGTGCGTCCGATCAAGTCGCGCCGCACGATGGCGGGGCGCGGTGATCTTGCCGATTGGCGCGCCACCATGCGCAAAGCGCTCCGTCAGGGCGGCGAGATCATGGCGTTCGAAACGAAGAAGCGGCGCGAGCGGTATCCCAACCTTGTCGTGATCTGTGACATTTCGGGGTCGATGAGCCAATATTCCCGCGCCGTGCTTCATTTCCTCCACGCGGTGTCGAACGCCAAAGGTCAGGGCTGGGCCAAGGTACATGCCTTTACCTTCGGCACGCGGCTGACCAACATCACCCGACACCTGCGCCAGCGCGATGTCGATGCCGCCCTTGCCGCTGCAGGGGCCGAGGCACAGGACTGGGAAGGCGGCACGCGGATCGGGGAATGCATCGACCGTTTCAACCGCGACTGGTCGCGCCGCGTTTTGGGGCAGGGGGCCGTTGTGATCCTCATCACCGATGGGCTTGACCGCGACCCCGAAGGCGGGCTCGGCAAGGCGATGGAGCGGCTCTCGCTCTCGTCGCGGCAACTGATCTGGCTGAACCCGCTTTTGCGCTGGGAAGGCTTTGCCCCCAAGGCGCGCGGGATCAAAGAGATGCTGCCCCATGTGACGAGCTTCCGCGCTGGGCATAATATCGCTTCGCTTCAAGGGCTGTCCGAGGCAATCTACAATCTTGGCGACACCGGCGAAAAGGCACGTCTGATGCGGCTCATCGAATAG
- a CDS encoding XdhC family protein, with the protein MSHTMDYPALALEWHRSGRGAVLATVVETWGSAPRPVGSQLVIDRDGAMEGSVSGGCVEGAVITEAMEAIEDGKSRLLDFGVSDDEAFAVGLACGGRIRVLVEPVGGVLPEALLAELVEARAKRRQIAYVVDLQSDSRRLAGREEFADRFRLDRSGVEEDGRTFVAIHNPPLRMVVVGAVHIAQPLVMMARACGYDPTLIDPRPVFGSEERFTGYPILDDWPDEALAAHGLDARTAVVTLTHDPKLDDPAIKVAIRSECFYLGCLGSKRTHAKRVERLVAEGFNEAEIARIHAPVGLNIGALSPAEIAVSIMAQITETLRGKK; encoded by the coding sequence ATGTCTCATACGATGGATTATCCTGCGCTCGCGCTCGAGTGGCACCGTTCGGGCCGTGGTGCGGTTCTGGCAACGGTGGTCGAGACTTGGGGCTCGGCGCCGCGCCCCGTCGGAAGCCAGCTCGTCATCGACCGCGATGGAGCGATGGAAGGTTCCGTTTCGGGCGGCTGTGTCGAAGGCGCCGTGATCACCGAAGCGATGGAAGCAATCGAGGACGGCAAATCCCGTCTTCTCGACTTCGGCGTTTCGGATGACGAGGCTTTTGCCGTGGGACTTGCCTGCGGCGGACGTATCCGCGTTCTGGTCGAGCCTGTGGGCGGCGTTCTTCCCGAAGCGCTTCTTGCCGAATTGGTCGAGGCGCGCGCCAAACGCCGCCAGATCGCCTATGTCGTAGACCTTCAGTCGGACAGCCGCAGACTTGCAGGGCGCGAGGAATTTGCCGACCGCTTCCGTCTTGATCGCTCGGGCGTCGAAGAGGACGGGCGCACCTTTGTGGCGATCCACAATCCCCCGCTTCGGATGGTGGTCGTGGGCGCGGTGCATATCGCCCAGCCCTTGGTCATGATGGCGCGGGCCTGCGGTTATGATCCGACGCTGATCGACCCGCGCCCCGTCTTCGGCTCGGAGGAACGCTTTACCGGATACCCGATCCTCGATGATTGGCCGGATGAGGCGCTCGCGGCGCATGGTCTTGACGCCCGAACCGCCGTTGTCACGCTGACCCATGATCCCAAGCTTGACGATCCCGCGATCAAGGTCGCGATCCGCTCCGAGTGTTTCTATCTTGGTTGCCTTGGCTCCAAGCGCACCCACGCCAAGCGTGTCGAGCGTCTCGTTGCCGAAGGGTTCAATGAGGCGGAAATCGCCCGCATCCATGCGCCCGTCGGTCTCAATATCGGGGCGCTTTCGCCTGCCGAGATTGCGGTCAGCATCATGGCGCAGATCACCGAAACGCTTCGAGGGAAGAAATGA
- a CDS encoding molybdopterin-binding protein has product MKFGLTPIAESQGAILAHSLRGASQSHKKGKVLDAAALGDLARAGHVEITTARLEEGDLHEDAAATTIAEAVAGEGLRLTTATTGRVNLYATGAGLVLVEVAALGALNAIDPMITIATVPNYHRADADGLVATIKIISYAVRQSDVERAAKAAPAAIRVVPPKIGTATLIETTTDGEDPSPKGRHAMIGRLDRFGVRMDERVIVPHRSADIAEAIRSSRSDLVMILTASATSDPRDVAPDAVRLAGGTVTRFGMPVDPGNLLFLGAQGGRPVIGLPGCARSIALNGADWVLERVLCGIEVSHADIAAMGVGGLLKEIPTRPAPREG; this is encoded by the coding sequence ATGAAATTCGGCCTCACCCCGATTGCCGAGTCCCAAGGCGCGATCCTTGCCCATTCTCTCAGGGGCGCAAGCCAGTCGCACAAGAAGGGCAAAGTGCTTGACGCGGCGGCTCTGGGGGATCTTGCCCGTGCGGGGCATGTGGAAATCACAACAGCGCGGCTCGAAGAGGGCGACCTTCACGAGGATGCCGCAGCGACCACGATAGCCGAGGCCGTCGCGGGCGAAGGGCTGCGACTGACCACGGCGACCACGGGCCGTGTAAATCTCTATGCAACGGGCGCGGGACTTGTTCTTGTGGAAGTCGCGGCGCTCGGGGCGCTCAACGCGATTGATCCTATGATCACGATCGCGACGGTCCCCAATTATCACCGCGCCGACGCCGACGGGCTTGTTGCGACGATCAAGATCATTTCCTATGCCGTGCGTCAAAGCGATGTCGAGCGCGCCGCCAAAGCCGCGCCCGCAGCGATCCGAGTGGTGCCGCCGAAAATCGGGACGGCCACCCTGATCGAGACCACGACCGATGGCGAAGACCCTTCGCCCAAGGGACGTCACGCGATGATCGGACGGCTTGACCGTTTCGGCGTCCGGATGGACGAACGGGTGATCGTGCCCCATCGCAGCGCGGACATTGCCGAGGCAATCCGCTCAAGTCGCTCTGACCTTGTCATGATCCTCACCGCCTCGGCGACCTCCGATCCGCGTGATGTCGCGCCCGACGCCGTGCGCTTGGCTGGCGGGACGGTGACGCGGTTCGGCATGCCTGTCGATCCCGGGAACCTGCTCTTTCTGGGCGCACAGGGGGGACGGCCCGTGATCGGGCTTCCCGGATGTGCGCGCTCGATTGCCCTGAACGGCGCGGATTGGGTGCTTGAGCGGGTGCTCTGCGGGATCGAGGTAAGCCACGCGGACATCGCCGCAATGGGGGTCGGCGGGCTGCTCAAGGAAATCCCGACAAGACCCGCCCCGCGCGAGGGTTAA
- a CDS encoding FAD:protein FMN transferase yields the protein MISRRRALQIFAAASLMPSNLRATQKRVAFGAEVSLTLDGPAHVTGPALDAVWAEIEAMEKAFSLYDPTSELRRLNSQGRLERPSAAMLEILALSAKLYRATEGRFDPTVQHLWQAHANGENTQSARSSIGFDRVRFDETRVQLGAGQALTLNGIAQGYSTDRVISVLRAHGLERSLVNIGEYRALSGPWRLGIEDPSFGRVGMISLTDRAVATSSPAAMRLATGAAHILDPRGVSAVPSWSTVSVIAERAAVADGLSTALCFATLNQVRGIAARLGAPVSIRLVDLTGNLRSL from the coding sequence ATGATTTCCCGAAGACGCGCGCTCCAGATTTTCGCAGCGGCCAGTTTGATGCCGTCGAACCTGCGCGCCACGCAAAAGCGCGTGGCCTTCGGAGCCGAGGTGTCCCTCACGCTCGACGGACCTGCGCATGTGACAGGCCCCGCGCTCGATGCCGTTTGGGCCGAGATCGAAGCGATGGAAAAGGCCTTCAGTCTTTATGACCCGACCTCGGAATTGCGCCGTCTCAACAGCCAAGGCAGGCTTGAACGCCCCAGTGCCGCGATGCTCGAAATTCTGGCTTTGTCGGCGAAACTCTATCGTGCGACGGAAGGACGTTTCGATCCGACCGTCCAGCACCTCTGGCAAGCCCATGCGAACGGCGAAAACACCCAAAGCGCCCGTTCCTCCATCGGCTTTGATCGGGTCCGCTTCGACGAAACCCGCGTGCAACTCGGTGCGGGGCAAGCCCTGACGCTGAACGGGATCGCCCAAGGCTATTCGACCGACCGCGTGATCTCCGTTTTGCGGGCCCACGGGTTGGAACGCTCGCTTGTCAATATCGGGGAATATCGCGCGTTGTCGGGGCCTTGGCGGCTCGGGATCGAAGACCCGTCCTTTGGCCGTGTCGGGATGATTTCGCTCACCGATCGAGCAGTCGCAACCTCAAGCCCTGCGGCCATGCGGCTTGCGACGGGCGCCGCGCATATCCTTGATCCGAGGGGCGTTTCCGCTGTGCCGAGCTGGTCCACGGTGAGTGTGATTGCAGAGCGAGCAGCCGTTGCCGATGGGCTTTCGACCGCGCTCTGTTTTGCCACGCTGAACCAAGTGCGCGGGATCGCTGCCCGTCTCGGGGCGCCTGTTTCCATCCGCCTCGTGGACCTGACGGGCAATCTACGGAGCCTTTAA
- a CDS encoding 4Fe-4S binding protein has product MLFRALALLSSLLMLALFPKGSSAEILTREAMQDFVIAPMALGERLTDDGVWELQNSGGSLAGYVFETGEMAPLPGFAGVPINLFVAVDLEGRFIDVRLIDHHEPIFVSGLGEAPLRQFLEQYRGLSISQTMVVGTPYGDGSAGSSLVYLDGVTKATASVRIAHESILAATRKVARERLAGIASAPPASPNFALTEPLGFDELEKRGLIARLTVTNAEVDAAFAGTRWANEDPIAKEDPNGIFLDLWVIDIGSPAVARSVLTAFTQEQLDRFLELTPFAEPFLLLETGRHGLVDADFIRNTSPDWISASQDGLPVALRDADLNVELVPDFPEGVAMILRTDRRLGFNPSRPWTLGIDALRARGMFQPEIGTTSFSVEIGTDPTLYITEAEIKPVSPLFEAVRNRAVDLIIGLIFLGGLFWLVGPNMHWVARKATLTKYRLIILGFVTVFVGWWGQGQLSVVTVLGTLQALVWKQSLEFLLYDPFSLLIWGAAAIGFVFWGRGLFCGWLCPFGALQEFAHHLGRLLKIPQIRIPERIDQRLKGLKYIALLGLAATALITPENLVVAAELEPFKTAISVFFVRDWYYVVYAVFWLVLATSVFKGFCRYVCPLGAFMAIMGLFRTRDWIDRRKACGTPCQLCKVKCNYGAINKSGKVAYSECFQCLDCVQIFDDKAQCVPLILAAKKEART; this is encoded by the coding sequence ATGTTGTTCCGTGCCCTCGCCCTTTTGTCGTCGCTCCTGATGCTTGCCCTTTTTCCCAAAGGGTCGAGCGCCGAAATCCTGACCCGCGAAGCGATGCAGGACTTCGTAATCGCGCCGATGGCTCTGGGCGAGCGCCTGACCGATGACGGCGTCTGGGAGCTTCAGAATTCAGGCGGCTCGCTTGCGGGCTATGTCTTTGAAACGGGTGAAATGGCCCCTCTTCCCGGATTTGCGGGCGTGCCGATCAATCTCTTTGTGGCGGTGGACCTTGAGGGTCGCTTCATCGACGTGCGTCTGATCGATCACCATGAACCGATTTTCGTCTCGGGGTTGGGCGAAGCCCCCCTTCGCCAGTTTCTCGAACAATACCGAGGTCTTTCGATTTCCCAGACCATGGTGGTCGGAACCCCATACGGCGACGGCTCGGCGGGGTCCTCGCTTGTCTATCTCGACGGCGTGACCAAAGCGACGGCAAGTGTGCGCATCGCACACGAGTCGATCCTTGCTGCGACCCGTAAAGTGGCCCGCGAAAGGCTCGCGGGGATCGCATCCGCGCCGCCTGCCTCACCCAATTTCGCGCTGACCGAACCGCTTGGCTTTGACGAACTCGAAAAACGGGGGCTTATCGCGCGCCTGACCGTCACCAATGCAGAGGTCGACGCAGCCTTTGCGGGCACAAGATGGGCCAATGAGGACCCGATCGCGAAAGAGGACCCGAACGGTATCTTTCTTGATCTTTGGGTGATCGACATCGGCTCGCCTGCGGTGGCGCGCTCGGTGCTGACCGCGTTCACCCAAGAGCAGCTCGACCGCTTTCTCGAACTGACCCCCTTTGCGGAACCCTTCCTGCTTTTGGAGACGGGACGTCACGGGCTTGTGGATGCGGATTTCATCCGCAATACATCGCCCGACTGGATTTCCGCCTCGCAAGACGGACTTCCTGTTGCGCTGCGTGACGCCGACTTGAACGTGGAACTTGTGCCCGACTTCCCCGAAGGCGTCGCCATGATCCTGCGCACGGATCGACGGCTCGGCTTTAATCCGTCGCGGCCATGGACGCTTGGCATCGATGCCCTGCGGGCGCGCGGCATGTTCCAGCCCGAGATCGGCACCACGAGTTTCTCGGTCGAGATCGGCACCGACCCCACGCTCTATATAACCGAAGCAGAGATCAAACCCGTCTCGCCGCTCTTCGAAGCCGTCCGCAACCGTGCTGTCGATCTTATCATCGGGCTCATTTTCCTTGGGGGTTTGTTCTGGCTTGTCGGTCCCAACATGCATTGGGTGGCGCGCAAAGCCACTCTGACCAAGTATCGGCTCATCATTCTCGGCTTTGTCACCGTCTTTGTCGGTTGGTGGGGCCAAGGACAGTTGTCGGTCGTCACCGTGCTCGGCACGCTTCAGGCTCTGGTTTGGAAGCAAAGCCTCGAATTTCTGCTGTATGACCCGTTCTCGCTCCTGATTTGGGGCGCCGCGGCCATCGGTTTCGTGTTTTGGGGGCGCGGTCTGTTCTGTGGTTGGCTTTGTCCGTTCGGCGCTCTTCAGGAATTTGCCCATCACCTCGGCCGTCTCTTGAAAATCCCGCAAATCAGGATTCCCGAACGGATCGACCAGAGGCTCAAGGGGCTGAAATACATCGCGCTTCTCGGTCTTGCGGCAACCGCGCTCATCACCCCCGAGAACCTCGTTGTTGCGGCAGAGCTTGAACCCTTCAAGACCGCGATCTCGGTCTTTTTCGTGCGCGATTGGTATTACGTGGTTTACGCCGTGTTCTGGCTGGTGCTGGCCACATCCGTGTTCAAGGGCTTTTGCCGCTATGTCTGCCCGCTCGGAGCGTTCATGGCGATTATGGGTCTCTTCCGAACACGCGACTGGATCGACAGGCGCAAGGCCTGCGGCACGCCCTGTCAGCTTTGCAAAGTGAAATGCAACTATGGCGCAATCAACAAGTCAGGCAAAGTGGCCTATTCCGAATGTTTCCAATGTCTCGATTGCGTCCAGATCTTCGACGATAAAGCGCAATGTGTTCCGCTGATCCTTGCTGCCAAGAAAGAGGCCCGCACATGA
- a CDS encoding ABC transporter permease yields MSNAENQSRSSRGAVFIASLLAMFFLWIALSWGMGRPNVLPMPWEVWRVVLKEAASGRLFDHTLVTLFRVTAAFGLSMALGLVIGVSLGLLPRLNRFAEPWVVLAQNMPALVVIVLCYLWFGLNDLAAILAVSFNKTALVVVTLREGTRALDRHVSEMASVFGMSASARVRHVILPQLAPYIAASARNGLAIIWKLVLVVEFLGRGDGVGFQIHLNFQMFDVTAVLAYSLTFIALMLCIEYLVIQPLEARARRWRR; encoded by the coding sequence ATGTCCAACGCAGAAAACCAGAGCCGCTCGTCACGGGGCGCGGTGTTTATCGCCTCGCTTCTGGCGATGTTTTTCCTCTGGATCGCGCTCTCTTGGGGCATGGGCCGCCCCAACGTTCTTCCTATGCCGTGGGAGGTCTGGCGCGTGGTGCTCAAAGAGGCGGCAAGCGGGCGTCTTTTCGACCATACGCTGGTTACGCTTTTTCGGGTGACTGCGGCCTTCGGGCTGTCGATGGCGCTCGGGCTGGTGATCGGGGTTTCGCTCGGGCTTTTGCCGCGCTTGAACCGTTTTGCCGAGCCTTGGGTCGTCCTAGCCCAGAACATGCCTGCTTTGGTGGTGATTGTGCTGTGTTACCTGTGGTTCGGGCTCAATGACCTTGCCGCGATCCTTGCGGTATCGTTCAACAAAACCGCGCTCGTCGTCGTGACCCTGCGCGAGGGGACACGCGCGCTTGATCGTCATGTCTCGGAAATGGCGTCGGTCTTCGGTATGTCCGCATCCGCGCGCGTGCGTCATGTGATCCTTCCCCAACTTGCGCCCTATATCGCCGCAAGCGCCCGCAACGGGCTTGCCATTATCTGGAAGTTGGTTCTGGTGGTCGAGTTTCTAGGGCGCGGCGATGGAGTGGGGTTCCAGATCCATCTCAACTTCCAGATGTTCGATGTGACAGCGGTCCTTGCCTATTCACTGACCTTTATCGCCCTGATGCTTTGTATCGAATACCTTGTTATCCAGCCTTTGGAGGCCCGAGCGAGACGTTGGCGGCGTTGA
- a CDS encoding DUF1097 domain-containing protein yields the protein MNLINALAISIGVLAAVATWLCLGTGFGLQVWALFIGWGSFYHTGGKTDGLTKSAVNHIWGALVASVALIVVGTVAGSVVVTSIIVGVSVVVLVLGAHLPLLATIPAAVYGYASTAAFALLTGVAIGEPAAMLKAAGMIVLSLIIGNIFGLVSEKGAGALVKSDS from the coding sequence ATGAACCTTATCAATGCACTTGCGATTTCTATCGGCGTTCTTGCCGCTGTGGCCACTTGGCTGTGTCTGGGGACGGGTTTCGGGCTTCAGGTCTGGGCGCTCTTTATCGGTTGGGGAAGTTTTTACCATACGGGCGGCAAGACCGACGGCCTCACCAAATCTGCCGTGAACCATATCTGGGGCGCTCTTGTCGCCTCAGTGGCTTTGATCGTCGTCGGCACGGTCGCAGGAAGCGTCGTCGTGACATCCATCATCGTCGGGGTCTCGGTGGTCGTGCTTGTTCTCGGCGCACATCTGCCGCTCTTGGCGACAATTCCTGCAGCGGTTTACGGCTATGCCTCGACCGCAGCTTTTGCCTTGCTCACAGGCGTTGCGATCGGCGAGCCTGCCGCGATGCTCAAGGCGGCGGGTATGATCGTGCTCTCGCTCATCATCGGCAATATCTTCGGTCTGGTCTCCGAGAAGGGCGCAGGCGCGCTCGTCAAATCGGACAGCTGA
- a CDS encoding PAS-domain containing protein — MIPSARALINPSDPIERQNEKLFEICSALMRRIEQINDDHGAAYTQFQRAVLLEEQVRERTRDLENALDLLNVSNSRLASANRETEKARLDLANAIENIQEGFALFDADGALNLCNSRFGMHMPDIRQELKPGLTFDDYIRLVSKSRYLHLPDGVSPEDWVQKRMTHHAEEHVMFNVRMIWDRWVQVSEHRMPGGQTVIMQTDISDIIRMERMERGKIIDDQARLIRATLEHINQGVGIFDHERRLVGFNQRLASLLSIPLTQMRAGLDFETIFRLFENQITYVSDLSGQGFLDWVNRSDRRPPLRFEFRRGERRYFDVFAEEMPDKGFVVSITDVTPEREAALALSEANERLEQRVTERTLELEDALAVAERAMSSRSRFVAAASHDLLQPLSAATLYLSSIAEELGEQRHRDIVGKAQNALSSVQSIIEALLDISKLESGRAAVDMHTIDLAALLRQLRDEFQPLAERKGLELSVIPSRVRIRSDATYIRRILQNLISNAIRYTETGRVLVGVRRMRRSVRIEVWDTGPGIPQAEHEAIFREFHRLNARSSASEGLGLGLAIVDRACALLRHPLSVESEEGVGTVFRVTVPLVDRLGAAPPEEDTLPPQAQWRHDGLVVLLIENDLDMRRALTLLLEKWNVEVLDVASGDEAIQLLEEIDLVPDAMLVDLQLDDGELGTDVVSKIYDLIGHVPARIISANRSPEAIAQVEARDMGLLHKPINPISLHLFLETAGADT; from the coding sequence GTGATCCCTTCGGCACGCGCGCTGATCAACCCCAGTGACCCGATCGAACGGCAGAATGAAAAACTGTTCGAAATCTGTAGCGCGCTCATGCGTAGGATCGAACAGATCAACGATGACCACGGCGCGGCCTATACCCAGTTCCAGAGGGCCGTTCTTCTCGAAGAACAGGTGCGCGAACGCACCCGCGATCTCGAGAATGCGCTCGATCTGTTGAACGTCTCGAACAGCCGCCTAGCCTCGGCCAACCGCGAAACGGAGAAAGCGCGTCTCGATCTGGCAAATGCCATCGAGAACATCCAGGAAGGCTTTGCGCTCTTTGATGCGGATGGAGCCTTGAACCTGTGCAACAGCCGTTTCGGCATGCATATGCCCGACATTCGGCAAGAGCTGAAACCGGGTTTGACCTTTGACGATTATATCCGCCTCGTCAGCAAGAGCCGCTATCTGCATCTCCCCGACGGCGTAAGCCCCGAGGACTGGGTGCAAAAGCGCATGACCCATCATGCCGAAGAACATGTGATGTTCAACGTGCGCATGATCTGGGACCGCTGGGTGCAGGTGTCCGAACACCGCATGCCGGGCGGTCAGACCGTCATCATGCAGACCGATATCTCGGATATCATCCGCATGGAACGGATGGAGCGCGGCAAGATCATCGACGATCAGGCCCGCCTCATCCGCGCAACGCTTGAACATATCAATCAAGGTGTCGGCATCTTCGACCACGAGCGGCGGCTGGTCGGCTTCAATCAACGACTGGCAAGTCTCTTGTCGATCCCGCTGACCCAAATGCGCGCGGGGCTCGACTTCGAAACCATTTTCCGGCTCTTCGAAAACCAGATCACCTATGTGAGCGATCTTTCAGGCCAAGGTTTTCTCGATTGGGTCAATCGCTCGGATCGCCGCCCCCCGCTTCGGTTCGAATTCCGGCGCGGCGAAAGACGGTATTTCGATGTTTTTGCCGAAGAGATGCCCGACAAGGGCTTTGTGGTTTCGATCACCGATGTCACCCCCGAACGCGAAGCGGCGCTTGCTCTGAGCGAGGCCAACGAACGGCTTGAACAAAGGGTGACGGAACGCACGCTCGAACTTGAGGACGCTCTGGCCGTGGCCGAACGGGCCATGTCGTCACGCTCTCGCTTTGTCGCGGCGGCCAGTCACGATCTGCTCCAACCTCTCTCTGCGGCGACGCTCTATCTGTCGTCGATTGCAGAAGAGCTTGGCGAACAGCGCCACCGCGATATCGTGGGCAAAGCCCAGAATGCGCTCTCTTCGGTGCAATCCATCATCGAAGCCCTTCTCGACATCTCCAAACTTGAGAGCGGCCGCGCTGCGGTGGACATGCACACCATCGATCTTGCCGCCCTGTTGCGCCAGTTGCGCGACGAATTCCAACCCTTGGCCGAGCGCAAAGGTCTGGAACTGAGCGTCATCCCGAGCCGTGTGCGCATCCGCTCGGATGCGACCTATATCCGCCGCATTCTTCAGAACCTCATTTCGAACGCGATCCGCTACACCGAAACAGGACGGGTGCTTGTCGGTGTGCGCCGTATGCGCCGCTCGGTCAGGATAGAGGTCTGGGACACAGGACCCGGTATCCCGCAGGCCGAACACGAGGCGATTTTCCGCGAATTCCACCGGTTGAACGCAAGGTCGAGCGCGTCCGAGGGTCTTGGCCTTGGGCTTGCGATCGTGGATCGCGCCTGTGCCCTTTTGCGCCATCCACTCAGCGTCGAATCCGAAGAAGGTGTCGGGACGGTGTTCCGTGTCACCGTGCCTCTGGTCGACCGTCTGGGTGCGGCGCCCCCCGAAGAGGACACGCTTCCGCCCCAAGCCCAATGGCGTCACGACGGGCTTGTCGTTCTCCTGATCGAGAACGATCTCGATATGCGCCGTGCTTTGACGCTCCTTCTGGAGAAATGGAATGTCGAAGTGCTCGACGTGGCCTCGGGCGACGAAGCGATACAGCTTCTCGAGGAAATCGACCTTGTTCCCGATGCGATGCTTGTCGATCTCCAGCTCGATGACGGCGAACTCGGCACCGATGTGGTGAGCAAGATCTATGATCTTATCGGTCATGTGCCCGCGCGGATCATTTCCGCCAATCGCTCGCCCGAAGCGATTGCTCAGGTCGAAGCGCGGGACATGGGATTGCTGCACAAACCGATCAACCCGATCTCGCTGCATCTCTTCCTTGAAACCGCAGGCGCGGATACCTGA
- a CDS encoding FIST N-terminal domain-containing protein, protein MGGTGQPLDAVAHLTGIVRSAHIECTHPDAVAELAKALGPEIDFALVVLYVSPDAKFRTIVAQAVEIWGPERVIACTTAGELGEHGYTEGTIAAIGLPRANFCVGSILINHLEKLDPQEIVGSMIRLRTDLNAQEPEWQHEFAFVAIDGLSIKEDEVVAAVVSGLGPVPLFGGSAGDGDRFQETYIAVGGQVYTHAAVLCFVRTNCPVHVFSLDHLTPTETRMVVTEADSRRRIVRRINAEPAAREYARILGKDPEQLSAFTFAAHPVVVRFGGTHHVRAIQRVLDNGDLVFFSAIDEGLVLTLAEPEDMAVHLDRELARIARGRTPQAIIACDCILRRLEAEQKQRTGAISDILARNKVVGFSTYGEQINGMHVNQTMTGVAIFAPEDGL, encoded by the coding sequence ATGGGAGGAACCGGGCAACCGCTTGACGCGGTGGCGCATCTGACGGGCATCGTCCGATCAGCTCATATCGAGTGCACGCACCCCGATGCTGTCGCCGAACTCGCCAAGGCCCTCGGCCCCGAGATCGACTTTGCGCTGGTGGTTCTTTATGTAAGCCCCGATGCGAAATTCCGCACGATCGTCGCCCAAGCGGTCGAGATTTGGGGGCCCGAACGGGTCATCGCCTGCACCACGGCGGGCGAGCTTGGCGAGCACGGATATACCGAAGGCACCATTGCCGCCATCGGCCTTCCGCGCGCGAATTTCTGTGTCGGCTCGATCCTCATCAATCATCTGGAAAAACTCGACCCCCAAGAAATCGTGGGAAGCATGATCAGGCTCCGCACCGATCTGAACGCCCAAGAACCCGAGTGGCAGCATGAATTCGCCTTTGTCGCCATCGACGGGCTTTCGATCAAAGAGGACGAAGTCGTCGCGGCTGTGGTTTCGGGTCTTGGACCTGTGCCGCTCTTCGGCGGCTCGGCAGGTGATGGGGACCGCTTTCAAGAGACCTATATTGCGGTCGGCGGACAGGTCTATACCCACGCCGCAGTGCTTTGTTTTGTGAGGACAAACTGCCCTGTTCATGTCTTCAGTCTCGATCATTTGACCCCGACCGAAACGCGGATGGTGGTCACCGAGGCGGATTCGCGCCGCCGGATCGTGCGCCGCATCAATGCCGAACCCGCCGCGCGTGAATATGCACGCATTCTCGGCAAGGACCCTGAACAGCTTTCCGCCTTTACCTTTGCCGCGCATCCCGTGGTCGTGCGCTTTGGCGGGACCCATCACGTGCGGGCAATCCAGCGGGTGCTCGACAATGGGGACCTCGTGTTCTTCTCGGCCATCGACGAAGGCCTTGTCCTGACGCTTGCCGAGCCCGAGGATATGGCCGTGCATCTCGACCGCGAACTTGCGCGGATCGCGCGGGGGCGCACGCCTCAAGCCATCATCGCTTGTGACTGTATCCTGCGCCGTCTCGAAGCCGAGCAGAAACAACGCACGGGCGCAATCTCGGACATCCTTGCACGCAACAAAGTCGTCGGCTTCAGCACCTATGGCGAACAGATCAACGGTATGCATGTCAACCAGACCATGACGGGAGTCGCGATCTTTGCACCGGAGGACGGGCTGTGA